A window of the Nisaea acidiphila genome harbors these coding sequences:
- a CDS encoding TetR/AcrR family transcriptional regulator, producing MDKREIILDAAERAFLTEGFRATGIDRVLAPTGVSTRTLYKNFATKEALALAVLERRDRRFYSAMAMPPDPGGDPVQDLFTKLAHWTREEGANGCIFLRALGEYGLRETDIAAFVEEHKRRMRALVADRVTARLGRAAPPLADRIWILFEGATASAAVAGEAVIGTAAAAADDLMDAASRQ from the coding sequence ATGGACAAGCGTGAGATCATTCTCGATGCGGCCGAACGGGCCTTCCTCACGGAGGGGTTCCGGGCGACCGGTATCGACAGGGTGCTGGCGCCGACTGGCGTGTCGACCCGGACCCTCTACAAGAATTTCGCCACCAAAGAAGCACTGGCCCTTGCGGTCCTCGAGCGACGCGACCGTCGGTTCTACTCGGCGATGGCAATGCCGCCGGACCCTGGCGGCGATCCTGTGCAGGATCTTTTTACAAAGCTGGCCCACTGGACCCGAGAGGAAGGCGCCAACGGTTGCATCTTTCTGCGTGCGCTCGGAGAGTACGGATTGCGGGAGACCGACATTGCGGCTTTCGTCGAAGAGCACAAGCGGCGGATGCGCGCACTGGTCGCGGACCGCGTAACGGCACGCCTCGGCCGCGCCGCGCCGCCGCTCGCAGACCGGATATGGATACTGTTCGAAGGCGCGACTGCGTCTGCCGCAGTCGCGGGGGAGGCGGTCATCGGCACGGCAGCGGCGGCGGCGGATGACCTCATGGACGCCGCGTCCCGGCAATGA
- a CDS encoding c-type cytochrome — protein sequence MNWKLLISGGAVLLLFALAGYSRMQDPERPSILSKVMPGAAEEKQNAAIRLWPGDTGLVSDGKKVYATQCASCHGLGLQGQPNWRQRNADGRLPAPPHDPSGHTWHHPDEQLFSLTKFGPARIVGDGYESDMPGYEGILSDREIIAVLSYIKSTWPADIRQRHDMINRQAAQGG from the coding sequence GTGAATTGGAAACTCCTGATCTCGGGCGGCGCGGTGCTGCTGCTCTTCGCGCTTGCCGGCTATTCCCGCATGCAGGATCCGGAGCGTCCATCCATCCTCTCCAAGGTGATGCCCGGTGCTGCCGAGGAGAAGCAAAACGCGGCGATCCGGCTCTGGCCGGGCGATACCGGTCTCGTCTCGGACGGCAAGAAGGTCTACGCCACCCAATGCGCCAGTTGTCACGGGCTAGGATTGCAGGGCCAGCCGAACTGGCGCCAGCGAAACGCCGACGGCCGTCTCCCGGCACCGCCACATGACCCGAGCGGACATACCTGGCATCATCCCGACGAGCAGCTCTTCTCGCTGACCAAGTTCGGACCGGCGCGGATTGTCGGTGACGGTTACGAAAGCGACATGCCGGGCTACGAGGGGATCCTCAGCGACCGGGAAATCATCGCCGTACTCTCTTACATTAAAAGCACCTGGCCGGCCGATATCCGCCAGCGACACGACATGATCAACCGGCAGGCGGCGCAAGGCGGCTAG